Proteins from a genomic interval of Synechococcus sp. A15-28:
- a CDS encoding DUF1257 domain-containing protein, with amino-acid sequence MSHLSILPTVYTRPDLLEASLRHEGFDVVIGAVMAPFNGKSHPVDLLASLADDSPSLGWIQGDDGGEVTMVGDLQRLARNQGLKARLQRVARQYALLAALESMDGFGSSATMTIETP; translated from the coding sequence ATGTCCCATCTCTCCATCCTGCCGACCGTCTACACACGACCGGATCTGCTGGAAGCTTCTCTGCGCCACGAAGGATTTGATGTGGTGATCGGCGCTGTGATGGCCCCGTTCAACGGCAAGTCCCACCCGGTGGACCTCCTGGCCTCCCTGGCTGATGACTCCCCATCCCTGGGCTGGATCCAGGGTGACGATGGTGGGGAGGTGACCATGGTCGGCGATCTGCAACGACTGGCCCGCAATCAAGGCCTCAAGGCCAGGCTTCAACGGGTGGCTCGCCAGTACGCGCTGTTGGCCGCCCTTGAATCGATGGATGGTTTCGGATCCTCCGCAACGATGACCATCGAGACGCCCTGA
- the purN gene encoding phosphoribosylglycinamide formyltransferase, translated as MPAFTDPSQQSPSDQALIHPTSAPAFDGALPIRVGVMASGNGSNFEALATAIRDRRINAEIALLVVNNPGCGAQHRAERRGIPWQLINHRDYDSRTALDRDLVDRFRTAEVEGIVMAGWMRIVTGELIKAFPDRLINIHPSLLPSFRGLDGVGQALKAGVRLAGCTVHLVTEDLDAGPILVQAAVPVLETDDHDSLSKRIQLQEHRILPSGLMLAAQRWRQG; from the coding sequence ATGCCCGCTTTTACAGACCCTAGCCAGCAGAGCCCATCTGACCAGGCCCTGATTCATCCAACGTCAGCACCAGCATTCGATGGGGCTCTCCCGATCAGGGTTGGCGTGATGGCATCAGGGAATGGGAGCAACTTCGAGGCGTTGGCAACGGCGATCCGGGATCGACGCATCAATGCCGAGATTGCTCTCCTGGTGGTGAACAACCCCGGCTGCGGAGCACAGCATCGTGCTGAACGGCGTGGCATTCCCTGGCAACTGATTAACCATCGGGATTACGACAGTCGGACCGCACTGGACCGGGACCTGGTGGATCGATTCCGAACTGCTGAGGTGGAGGGAATCGTGATGGCGGGCTGGATGCGCATCGTCACCGGTGAGTTGATCAAGGCCTTCCCCGATCGATTGATCAACATCCACCCTTCGCTTCTACCCAGCTTCCGTGGGCTTGATGGCGTTGGCCAGGCTCTCAAGGCCGGCGTCCGCCTTGCTGGTTGCACGGTTCACCTGGTTACCGAGGACCTGGATGCAGGCCCGATCCTGGTTCAGGCGGCCGTTCCGGTCCTGGAGACGGATGATCACGACAGCCTGTCCAAGCGGATTCAGCTGCAGGAACATCGCATCCTGCCGAGCGGACTGATGCTGGCGGCGCAGCGCTGGCGTCAGGGGTAA
- the argC gene encoding N-acetyl-gamma-glutamyl-phosphate reductase, whose translation MAGGGQGQGRVAVVGASGYGGLQTLRLLQGHPSLTVTFLGGERSAGRRWSSICSFLPLPDDPVVQSADPDRIAEAADYAVLSLPNGLACQLAPELLQRGVRVVDLSADFRYRSLEQWSQVYSQEASRLSRQDSDLCREAVYGLPEWHGPAIAEAMLVAAPGCFPTASLMPLLPFLKQGLIETDGIIIDAKTGTSGGGRVPKEAMLLAEASESIAPYGVIGHRHTSEIEQMAQEVAGQDVRLQFTPHLVPMVRGLLSTVYARLRDPGLTAEDCTTVLEAVYRHHPCVSVLPVGTYPATKWARHTNRALVSVQVDTRTGQMILMSAIDNLIKGQAGQGVQCLNLMHGLPPETGLPLQSFYP comes from the coding sequence ATGGCCGGCGGTGGCCAGGGCCAGGGTCGTGTCGCAGTGGTCGGTGCTTCCGGATACGGAGGGTTGCAGACCCTCCGCCTTCTGCAGGGGCATCCGTCTCTGACGGTCACCTTCCTCGGCGGAGAACGGAGTGCGGGACGACGCTGGAGTTCGATCTGCTCCTTTCTGCCGCTGCCGGATGACCCTGTCGTGCAGTCCGCTGACCCCGATCGCATTGCCGAGGCAGCCGATTACGCCGTCCTGAGCCTCCCCAATGGTCTGGCCTGTCAGCTCGCCCCAGAGCTTCTGCAGCGGGGTGTGCGGGTGGTGGATCTCTCCGCAGATTTCCGATATCGCTCACTGGAGCAATGGAGTCAGGTGTATTCCCAGGAGGCCAGCCGTCTCTCCAGACAGGACTCCGACCTTTGCCGAGAGGCGGTCTATGGCTTGCCGGAGTGGCATGGGCCCGCCATCGCCGAGGCCATGTTGGTGGCTGCACCGGGGTGCTTCCCAACGGCCAGCTTGATGCCGTTGCTGCCCTTCCTGAAACAGGGCCTGATCGAAACCGACGGCATCATCATTGATGCCAAGACAGGCACGTCCGGCGGGGGGCGCGTCCCCAAGGAGGCGATGCTGCTCGCGGAGGCATCTGAATCCATTGCCCCTTACGGCGTCATCGGTCATCGCCACACCTCCGAGATCGAACAGATGGCCCAGGAGGTTGCCGGGCAGGATGTTCGTTTGCAGTTCACCCCGCATCTGGTGCCGATGGTGCGAGGCCTGCTGTCCACGGTGTATGCGCGTCTACGGGATCCCGGACTGACGGCTGAAGACTGCACCACGGTGCTCGAAGCGGTGTATCGGCACCACCCCTGCGTGTCCGTTCTGCCGGTGGGCACGTATCCCGCCACGAAATGGGCACGTCACACCAACCGCGCCTTGGTGTCCGTTCAGGTGGACACCAGAACAGGACAGATGATTCTGATGAGTGCCATCGACAACCTGATCAAGGGTCAGGCCGGACAGGGTGTTCAGTGTCTGAACCTGATGCATGGCCTGCCGCCGGAGACAGGGCTGCCCTTGCAGAGTTTTTACCCCTGA
- the ribBA gene encoding bifunctional 3,4-dihydroxy-2-butanone-4-phosphate synthase/GTP cyclohydrolase II — translation MNKLQNCRLLNSSTPHQQDDPIRFDDIAEALTAIRNGACVVVVDDEQRENEGDLICAAQFATPEAINFMATEARGLICLAMEGKRLDELDLPLMVDRNTDANETAFTVSIDAGAEHGVSTGISAEDRARTIQVALNPKTRPAELRRPGHIFPLRARPGGVLKRAGHTEAAVDLAQLAGLTPSGVICEIQNSDGSMARLPELRAYADTWGLKLISIAELIRYRLENERFVRRQAHAELPSQFGSFQAIGYRNELDGSEHVALVKGDPASLREPVLVRMHSECLTGDAFGSLRCDCRPQLEAALRQIEREEEGVVVYLRQEGRGIGLINKLRAYSLQDGGLDTVEANERLGFPADLRNYGVGAQILTDLGIHRLRLLTNNPRKIAGLGGYGLQVEERVPLVMDAGDHNAEYLAAKRDKLGHLMDSDGPCTVLALAVNDSTDSLPAIRARVEDLARIHGQALEALHEPRLLALWDRPQFVWKLTPDVANPMELLKAIAELESSRRIGLLRVNTERSALHPSQTLEREEHAMQDLINAREDAHLSGRPSLMHWTAED, via the coding sequence ATGAATAAATTGCAGAACTGCAGGCTCCTGAACTCCAGTACCCCTCATCAGCAGGACGATCCGATCCGCTTCGACGACATCGCTGAGGCACTGACCGCCATTCGCAATGGAGCCTGCGTGGTGGTGGTGGATGACGAGCAGCGCGAAAACGAAGGAGATCTGATCTGCGCTGCCCAATTCGCCACACCGGAAGCAATCAACTTCATGGCGACCGAGGCGAGGGGGCTCATCTGTCTGGCCATGGAAGGAAAGCGGCTGGACGAACTTGATCTGCCCCTGATGGTGGATCGCAACACCGATGCCAACGAAACAGCCTTCACGGTGAGCATTGATGCCGGAGCCGAGCACGGTGTCAGCACCGGCATCTCCGCTGAAGATCGTGCCCGAACGATTCAGGTCGCCCTCAATCCGAAGACCCGCCCTGCGGAGTTGCGACGACCGGGACACATCTTTCCCCTGCGAGCCCGGCCCGGTGGGGTGCTCAAACGTGCGGGCCACACCGAAGCAGCCGTGGACCTGGCGCAGCTGGCGGGACTCACCCCGTCAGGTGTGATCTGCGAGATCCAGAACAGTGATGGCTCTATGGCCCGTCTCCCTGAACTGCGTGCTTATGCCGACACCTGGGGATTGAAGCTGATCAGCATCGCTGAATTGATCCGCTACCGACTCGAAAATGAACGGTTTGTGCGACGACAGGCCCATGCGGAGCTGCCCAGTCAGTTCGGTTCCTTCCAGGCCATCGGCTATCGCAATGAACTGGATGGCTCGGAGCACGTCGCCCTCGTCAAAGGCGACCCTGCCTCCCTGCGGGAACCGGTGCTGGTGCGAATGCATTCGGAATGTCTGACGGGTGATGCCTTCGGCTCTCTGCGTTGCGATTGCCGCCCTCAGCTGGAGGCAGCACTGCGGCAGATCGAACGCGAGGAGGAGGGCGTTGTGGTGTATCTGCGACAGGAAGGCCGTGGGATCGGTCTGATCAACAAACTGCGCGCCTACAGCCTGCAGGACGGCGGCTTGGACACTGTGGAAGCCAATGAAAGGCTTGGATTTCCAGCTGATCTGCGCAATTACGGGGTGGGGGCCCAGATCCTCACGGATCTCGGCATCCATCGCCTGCGACTCCTCACCAACAACCCGCGCAAGATCGCCGGTCTCGGAGGGTATGGCCTTCAGGTGGAAGAACGGGTCCCCCTTGTGATGGACGCCGGTGATCACAACGCCGAGTACCTGGCTGCCAAGCGCGACAAGCTCGGTCATCTCATGGACAGTGATGGGCCCTGCACCGTTCTCGCCCTCGCTGTCAACGACTCGACCGACAGCCTTCCAGCCATCCGCGCACGGGTGGAAGACCTCGCTCGAATCCACGGGCAGGCCTTGGAGGCACTGCATGAGCCTCGCCTGCTTGCCCTCTGGGACCGACCACAGTTCGTCTGGAAACTCACCCCCGATGTCGCGAATCCAATGGAACTGCTCAAGGCAATCGCAGAGCTGGAATCGAGCCGACGGATTGGTTTACTGCGGGTGAACACCGAACGCAGTGCACTCCACCCCTCTCAAACCCTGGAACGGGAAGAGCACGCGATGCAGGATCTGATCAACGCCAGAGAGGACGCCCATCTCAGCGGGCGTCCGTCCCTGATGCATTGGACCGCAGAGGACTGA
- a CDS encoding peptidylprolyl isomerase, whose amino-acid sequence MTKALMDTDAGQIKLELFESDAPNTVANFVKLAKEGFYDGLAFHRVIPGFMAQGGCPNSREGARGMAGTGGPGYQIDCEINGQKHQAGTLAMAHAGRNTGGSQFYICHEAQPHLDGVHTVFGHTGNMDVVLKLNNGSKINKLTIQD is encoded by the coding sequence ATGACCAAGGCTCTGATGGACACCGACGCCGGGCAGATCAAGCTCGAGCTGTTTGAGTCCGATGCTCCCAACACGGTGGCCAATTTCGTGAAACTAGCCAAGGAGGGCTTCTATGACGGCCTGGCCTTTCACCGTGTGATCCCCGGCTTCATGGCTCAGGGCGGGTGCCCTAACAGCCGTGAGGGTGCTCGCGGAATGGCCGGCACCGGTGGGCCTGGCTATCAGATTGACTGTGAGATCAATGGACAGAAACATCAGGCCGGCACCCTCGCCATGGCCCATGCCGGTCGCAACACCGGTGGATCACAGTTCTACATCTGCCACGAAGCTCAGCCACATCTGGACGGCGTGCACACCGTCTTCGGTCACACCGGCAACATGGACGTGGTGCTGAAGCTCAACAACGGATCCAAGATCAACAAATTGACCATTCAGGACTGA
- the mtnP gene encoding S-methyl-5'-thioadenosine phosphorylase — MLDLSEARVGVIGGSGLYAMPGLDQAEELRLDTPFGQPSDVLRLGKLQGMETVFLARHGRHHQLLPREVPYQANIWAMRQLNVRWLISVSAVGSLQDHLRPRDMVVPDQFIDRTQQRPQSFFGYGCVAHVSLADPFCSRLSELLAEAAESAMPAGQHLHRGGTYLCMEGPAFSTRAESMLYRSWGCSVIGMTNHTEARLAREAELAYASLSMVTDFDCWHNDHDAVSVEMVVGNLKANAVATEPILSQLTLSLRDQRPSSEAHTALADALITAPEHVPDQTRERLNLFTRPYWGSFPQD, encoded by the coding sequence ATGCTCGACCTCAGCGAAGCCCGTGTTGGTGTGATCGGCGGCAGCGGCCTCTATGCCATGCCAGGCCTGGACCAGGCGGAGGAGCTGAGGCTGGACACGCCCTTCGGGCAACCTTCTGATGTTCTGCGGCTGGGGAAACTTCAGGGCATGGAGACGGTGTTTCTGGCTCGCCATGGCCGACACCATCAGTTGTTGCCTCGAGAGGTTCCTTATCAGGCGAACATCTGGGCGATGCGTCAGCTGAACGTCCGCTGGCTGATCTCGGTGTCCGCCGTGGGGTCACTGCAGGACCATCTGCGCCCACGGGACATGGTGGTGCCGGATCAATTCATCGATCGAACCCAGCAACGTCCGCAGTCGTTCTTCGGTTATGGCTGCGTCGCGCACGTGAGCCTGGCGGATCCGTTCTGCTCTCGATTAAGCGAACTCCTGGCGGAGGCGGCTGAATCGGCAATGCCGGCGGGCCAGCACCTCCACCGGGGTGGAACGTACCTCTGCATGGAGGGCCCCGCCTTCTCGACCCGTGCCGAAAGCATGCTTTATCGGAGCTGGGGCTGCTCCGTTATCGGCATGACAAACCACACGGAAGCGCGATTGGCCCGAGAGGCTGAGCTCGCCTACGCATCCCTGTCGATGGTCACCGACTTCGATTGTTGGCACAACGACCACGATGCCGTCAGCGTTGAGATGGTGGTCGGCAACCTCAAGGCCAATGCCGTGGCCACCGAACCGATCCTCAGTCAGCTGACGCTGAGCCTCAGAGATCAGCGGCCCAGCTCCGAGGCCCATACAGCCCTGGCCGATGCCTTGATCACGGCCCCGGAGCACGTGCCGGATCAGACTCGGGAACGGCTGAATCTGTTCACCCGTCCCTATTGGGGATCCTTCCCTCAGGATTGA